From the genome of Aliarcobacter lanthieri:
AGTTTTAATCCAACACAATATCCATGCTATGTTACTTATACAAATCTTGAAACACATGATATTATCTCACAAAATTTTCATAGAGCACCTATTTATACAGGGCAAATAGAAGGTTTAGGACCAAGATATTGTCCTAGTATTGAAGATAAAGTAAAAAGATTTAGTGAAAGAGATAGACATCAACTATTTTTGGAACCACAAACTTCAATGTGCACAGAATACTATATAAATGGTATGTCAAGCTCTCTTCCAATTGAAATTCAAAAAAAGATGATTCAATCTGTTCGTGGTTTAGAAAATGCTAGAATTGTAAGATACGGATATGCTATTGAATACGATTATGTTGATCCAACAGAGCTAAAACATACTTTAGAAACTAAAAAAATAAAAAATCTCTATCATGCAGGTCAAATAAATGCAACAACAGGATATGAAGAAGCAGCAGCACAAGGACTTATGGCAAGTATTAATGCCTGTTTAGCAATAGATGATAAAGAGCCTTTTATTTTACGAAGAGATGAAGCTTATATTGGAGTTTTAATCGATGATTTAGTAACAAAAGGAACTCATGAACCATATAGAATGTTTACTTCAAGAGCTGAATATAGACTGCTTTTAAGAGAAGAAAATGCTGATTTAAGGCTTAGCCAATATGGATATGAGTTAGGATTAATTTCAAAAGAACAATTAGAAAAAGTAGAAGAAAAAAGAAAGATTTTAAATGATGCTATTGAGTTTATGGCTTCAACTTGGCTAACTTCAAAAAAAGAGACTTTAGAACTTCTTGAAAGTATAGGTGAAGATAAAATCAATGATAAAGTTTTATTAATTGATTTGATAGGAAGGAATACTATTGACAATCAGAAATTTGATATTCTTGTGCCAACTTTAGCAAATATTGATGAATACACAAAAGAACAAATTATAATAGAAGCAAAATATTATAGATATATTCAAAAACAACAAAAACAAATAGAAAAAATGAAAAAGATGTTAAAACTGAGAATACCTGATGAGTTTTCATATAAAGGGCTTCCAGGACTTTCAAATGAAGTTGTAGAAAAGCTAGAAAAACATAGACCACCAACACTTTACAATGCAAGTTTAATATCTGGTATTACTCCAGCTGCACTTGATATTATACATTTAAATTTGAATATGTTTTTAAAACAAAAATAGATAAGTTCTCTTATCTATTTTAAACTTATAGTTACAGTCCCACTTGCAACATCAACATTGTATTTTGATGGTTTATTTCCAAGTTCAACTGCAACTCTATAATATCCACCTTTTTGGTGATTCCCAACAACGATATTTTTAAAGTTTTTAGAGTTTATATTTTCTCTTTTTGTAGTAAAAGATACTTTTGCACGATAATCAAGAGCCAGTTTATTTTCTTTATCTATAGAAAACTTTTTAAACATTGTATGTTCACTTTTTATTATCAATTTATCATCAGAAATTTCAACGTTTAAAAATGGTAATATATTTCTTATTCCACTATCACTTGATAATGTAGTAGTTTTACCATCAGTTTCAACATCAGCTCGTGGTTTAACATAAACTATTTGTTCAGGTTCTTTTTTAACATTTGCTAACTCTTTTTTTAGCAATTCTTTTGCTTTTTGTTCATTTTGTTGTTTTGTTTTTTGTATTAAACTATCAACTTCTTTTTTTGAGTATGTTTTCTCAACTGGTTTTGCAGTTTGAGTAGTAGCTTTAGTAGAAGTTTGTGTTGTAGTTGATTGTTGATTTATCTCTTGCTGAACTTTTTTGATATACTCTGCTTCTTGTATTTCTTCAAGAGTTTTAGGAGTTTCATTTACTTCAAACATTCTACCAGTTTCTTCTTCATATTTTGCAAAAGGGTTATCCCTTGCTTCTAAAAATACTGTTAATATTAACGTTAGCATAATTAATTTTGTTTTCATTCTTCTGGCTCCAAATTTTTAAGTTCAAAATACTCTTTTTGTAGATAAGCATTTGTTTTCTGAAGTCTTGAAATTTCATTTTCCAAATACTCTTTTCTATGTTTCAATGAGTTATAGACTTCTATTGAATTATCTCCAAAAAGAAGATTTACCCAGTGATAAGCAAAATAGATTGTTACTAATAGTGAAAAAATCACTATTAGTATAAATCCACCAATACCACTTTTCTTTTTAGTTCTTTGCATTATTTTTTAGAAAATGGTTGTTTTCCTAAATATTCAGCATAACCTACTTCTGCACCAATTTCTAGAAGTCTATTATATTTTGCAATTCTATCACTTCTTGCTGTACTTCCAGTTTTTATTTGTCCACAATTTAAAGCAACAGCAAAATCAGCAATAAAAGCATCTTCACTCTCACCACTTCTATGACTCATAACACAATTATAATTATTTCTTTGTGCAAGTCTAATTGTTTGCATAGTTTCACTTACCGTTCCAATTTGATTTGGTTTGATTAATACTGCATTTGCAATACCTTTTTTTATACCTTCAGCAACTATTGAAGCATTTGTTACAAATAAGTCATCACCAACCAATTGAACTTTACTACCTAATTTTTCAGTTAATATCTTCCATCCATCCCAATCATCTTCGCTTAATCCATCTTCAATAGAAACTATTGGGTATTTAGAACATAAATCTTCATAATAAGCTACTAATTCAGCACTTGTCAATTCTCTATTTTCACTTTTTAATACATATTTCCCAGAATCATTTATTAGTTCACTAGCAGCAACATCAAGTGCAATAGAGATTTGTTCACCTGCTTTATATCCAGCTTTAGTAATAGCACTCATAATAACTTGAATTGGTTCTTCATTTGATTTTAAATTTGGTGCAAATCCTCCCTCATCACCAACAGCAGTACTTTCACCCATACCATCAATAACTTTTTTAAGATTTTGATAAATTTCAGCAACAGCTCTTAACCCTTCATTAAAATCTTCAAATCCAGTAGGCATAATCATATATTCTTGGAAATCAACAGAATTATTTGCATGTTCTCCACCATTAATGATATTAAACATAGGAACAGGCATAGTCATAGCGTTTGCTCCACCTAAATATCTATATAATGGAATATTTAAAGAATTTGTAGCAGCTCTAGCAGTTGCCATAGATACACCTAAGACTGCATTTGCTCCTAAATTTGAGTAATTGTTTGTTCCATCTATCTCTTTCATGATAGCATCAACTTCTGCTTGATTAAAAGGGCTTTGTCCTATTAACTCATCTGCAATTTTTGTATTTACATTTTCAACTGCTTTTAAAACACCTTTTCCTAAAAATCTATTGTCACCATCTCTTAACTCTAAGGCTTCTCTTTTTCCAGTACTAGCACCACTTGGTACTATCGCACTGCCTTTTGAACCATCACTTAAAATTACTGTTGCTCTTACAGTTGGATTTCCTCTTGAATCCATAACTTCATCAGCATATACATTATCTATAAATACCACTTGGGTCTCCTAATTTATAATATTTTGATAAATTATATCTAAAAAAATTTTGTTATTTGCTTTTATTGTAAAAATTTAATAAAATGATAAGAAAGATTAATTTCATATATAAGGAAATATGTGCTACTTATTATTACCTTTCTAATATTTTTATTAATTATTGGTTTTTATTTAGAAAACTTCTTGATAAAAAAGAATTTATCAAATCCATTTTTAAATACATTTTATATTTTTAATATGATTTTTTCTAGTCCTTTTAATGTTATTTTTGGGATTATTATGACATTTTTTATTGGCGTGATATTAGCTCTTTATCAAATTGATATTACTAATTCTTCGAATACTAATAAACATCTTGGTTCACTAGTAGGAGTAATAACGCTTTCAACTACAACTATATTACTATTTATAGTATTTACAATTTTTAGTGGTATAACTGCATATAGAATTTGGGCTGATGATAAAAAAATAGAAGGCTATCTGAATTTACTTGAATTTAGTAAAATTTTTACTTTTAGAATACCACTTTTAATAGTTACACTTGGTCTCTTTTTACCAAATTTAATGATGGGAAGAATAACATCTTTGTCATATGAGATTATGATACATGGATTATATATAGTTCCTATATTTATGTTAATAAAAAAGAGTATAAGATTTAAGATAAAAGGATAAAAGCATATATAAGGACAAAGGGTGATTGAATAAATTGTATAAAAAGGGGATACTTTCCCTAAAACACAAGATAAAGTAGCTTAGGGAAGGTATTAAAGACTCAAAGAGTTAGCGATGACCTACGTTTCCACCGGGGGACCCAGCAGTATTATCGGCGATGAAGTGCTTGACTACCAGGTTCGGAATGGGGCTGGGTATTTCCACTTCTCTGTAACCACTAACAAAGTTGAGTATTAAAAGAATCATAGAGATAATCTCTTAATACTCAACTTTAACAAAAGAGTTAAAGGAATAAAGATAATGTTAAAGTCTTAAAAGTAAATTTTCAAAAAAAACCTACACAAATATAAAGTAAAGATATACTTAATAAGATAGTAAACCAAAGAAATAAAAAATAAGCCAAACGTTCTATTAGTACTGGTCAGCTAAACGCCTTACAACGCTTACACATCCAGCCTATCAACCAGCTAGTCTTGCTGGGAACTTCAGGGAAAGTTCATCTTAGAGTTGGCTTCGAGCTTAGATGCTTTCAGCTCTTATCACATCCGTACGTAGCTACCCAACGATGCTCTTGGCAGAACAATTGGTACACTAGTGGTACGTTCATCCCGGTCCTCTCGTACTAGGGACAAATCTCTTCAACTTTCCTACGCCCACGGAAGATAGGGACCGAACTGTCTCACGACGTTCTGAACCCAGCTCGCGTACCGCTTTAAATGGCGAACAGCCATACCCTTGGGACCGACTACAGCCCCAGGATGCGATGAGCCGACATCGAGGTGCCAAACCTCCCCGTCGATGTGAGCTCTTGGGGGAGATCAGCCTGTTATCCCCGGCGTACCTTTTATCCTTTGAGCGATGGCCCTTCCACGCAGAACCACCGGATCACTATGACCGACTTTCGTCTCTGTTCGACTTGTAGGTCTCACAGTCAAGCTAGTTTATGCCATTATACTCAACAAGCGATTTCCATCCGCTTTGAACTAACCTTTGTAAGCCTCCGTTACTATTTAGGAGGCGACCGCCCCAGTCAAACTACCCACCAGACATTGTCCTGAAAGAGGATAACTCTTCGCAGTTAGTAACTCAAATATTCAAGGGTGGTATCTCAAGGATGGCTCCGACTCTACTGGCGTCTAGTCATCATAGCCTCCCACCTATCCTGCACATGAATATCCAAGCTACAGTGTCAAGCTGTAGTAAAGGTGCACGGGGTCTTTCCGTCTTTCCGCGGGTAGGAGGAATTTTCACCTCCACTACAATTTCACTGGATCCCTCTTTGAGACAGCTCCCATCTCGTTACGCCATTCATGCAGGTCAGTATTTAACTGACAAGGAATTTCGCTACCTTAGGACCGTTATAGTTACGGCCGCCGTTTACTCGGGCTTCAATCAAATGCTTCGCTTGCGCTGACATCATCAGTTAACCTTCGAGCACCGGGCAGGCGTCACACCTTATACATCCACTTACGTGTTAGCAAAGTGCTGTGTTTTTGGTAAACAGTCGGGAGGGACTCTTTGTTGCAACCTCTTTGGCTTTTTGAAGCAAGTTCATATACCAAAGTAGGCACACCTTATACCGAAGATACGGTGCTATTTTGCAGAGTTCCTTAAAGAGGGTTCTTCCACGCGCCTTAGAATACTCATCCCACCCACCTGTGTCGGTTTACGGTACGGGCAACATATAATATACTTAGTGGCTTTTCTTGGCACGACAGTATCATCGATTCTCCATCTCCTCCGAAGAGTGTCAAGAGCCTGTAAGATCTCGGTCTAATGTTAAGCGGATTTGCCTACTTAACAACCTACGTCCTTCGAGCCACACTTCCATCCGTGACCTCGATTAACTCTATGCGTCCCCACATCGCGCTTATATGTTGGTATTGGAATATTAACCAATTTGCCATCGTCTACCCCTTTCGGACTCGACTTAGGTCCCGACTAACCCTACGATGACGAGCATCGCGTAGGAAACCTTGGGTTTTCGGCGAACAGGATTCTCACCTGTTTTATCGCTACTCATGCCTGCATGCTCACTTCTATCCGCTCCAACGCTCCTTACCGGTACATCTTCTACGCTGAATAGAACGCTCTCCTACCACTTGTACATAGTACAAGTCTAAAGCTTCGGTGTACATCTTAGCCCCGTTATATTTTCCGCGCAGAATCACTAGACCAGTGAGCTGTTACGCTTTCTTTAAAGGATGGCTGCTTCTAAGCCAACCTCCTGGTTGTCACAGTAACTCCACATCGTTTTCCACTTAGATGTAACTTAGGGACCTTAGCTGTTAGTCTGGGTTGTTCCCCTCTCGACGATTGATTTTATCACCCACCGCCTGACTCCTGTGATTCCACATATAGTATTCATAGTTTGATAGGGTTTGGTACCGCGGTAAGCAGCCCTAGCCCATTCAGTGCTCTACCCCTATATGCTACAACACAAGGCTATACCTAAATATATTTCGGAGAGAACCAGCTATCACGAAGTTTGATTGGCCTTTCACCCCTATCCACAAGTCATCCCAAGACTTTTCAACGTCAGCGGGTTCGGTCCTCCACTGGCTCTTACACCAGCTTCAACCTGCTCATGGATAGATCACTTCGTTTCGGGTCTGCAGCTAGTGACTATGGCGCCCTATTAAGACTCGCTTTCGCTACGGCTTCGTACTTGACTTAACCTTGCCACTAACCACAACTCGCAGGCTCATTATGCAAAAGGCAGTCCATCACCCTGATAAATCATAGGGCTCTGAATGATTGTAAGCTAATGGTTTCAGGTTCTATTTCACTCTGCTCGCTGCAGTACTTTTCACCTTTCCCTCACGGTACTTGTTCACTATCGATCTGTAAGTAGTATTTAGGATTGGAGGGTGGTCCCCCCAGATTCAGTCAAAATATCACGTGTTCCGACCTACTCAGGATACTATTAAAATTATTGATGATTTAAATTACAGGAGTTTCACCTTCTATGCTACACTTTTCCAAGTATTTCATCTATCATCTTTAATTTACGTTATAGTCCTACAACCCCCAATGCAAGCATTGGGTTTGTCCTAATCCGCGTTCGCTCGCCGCTACTTACGGAATCTCTTTTGATTTCTCTTCCTCTAGCTACTGAGATGTTTCACTTCACTAGGTTCGCTCCCCGTAGGGTAATATATATCTCTATATACTGGGTTGCCCCATTCAGAAATCCACGGATCAAAGCTCTTTGGCAGCTCCCCGTGGCTTATCGCAGCCTAATACGTCTTTCATCGCCTCTTACAGTCTAGGCATCCACCATTAGCCCTTAATAGCTTATTATTGCCTGATAAATATATCGCTATATTTATCAATTTGTTTTGATAATATTCTTTGGCTACTATCTTATTAAATATATTCTATTTAATAATTTAGTTGTGTTCTATCTATAGTTATATAATAAATTAAATCTATTCTAATTTATCACAAATTATTGATATGAAATTTTTTTTATTTAAAATTAAATATTACTATTTAATCTTACGAAAAAATTTTAAAGACTTTAACATTATATTTTTAAATATCGTACTATTTTAATAACTATTGTTATCTTTTTAGTGTTCTTTAGGATAAATCCTAATATAAATCTTATCTGCTATAAAACTTATATTAGAATTTCTTTAAATATATATGGTGGAGAATAGCGGGATCGAACCGCTGACCTCCTGCGTGCAAAGCAGGCGCTCTCCCAGCTGAGCTAATTCCCCAACAAAGATTATCTTATTATGGTGGGCCTATCAGGACTTGAACCTGAGACCTCACGATTATCAGTCGAGCGCTCTAGCCAGCTGAGCTATAGGCCCATTTACCTATATATTTATTCAAATAATCTTTATAAACCGAATATATATTGTTAATTGTTTTTCATTTTTCTATGTATTAAGAAACAAATCTTAATACATTTCTCTGAAAGGAGGTGATCCAACCGCAGGTTCTCCTACGGTTACCTTGTTACGACTTCACCCCAGTCGCTGAATCCACTGTGGAAGGTAGCTACTTTAGCATCCCCGCTTCGAATGAGTTCAACTCCCATGGTGTGACGGGCGGTGAGTACAAGACCCGGGAACGTATTCACCGTAGCATAGCTGATCTACGATTACTAGCGATTCCAACTTCATGTAGTCGAGTTGCAGACTACAATCCGAACTGGGAGATATTTTATAAGATTTGCTCCACATCACTGTATTGCTGCTCTTTGTATATCCCATTGTAGCACGTGTGTAGCCCTGGACGTAAGGGCCATGATGACTTGACGTCATCCTCACCTTCCTCCTACTTGCGTAGGCAGTCTCGTTAGAGTTCTCAGCCGAACTGTTAGCAACTAACGACGAGGGTTGCGCTCGTTGCGGGACTTAACCCAACATCTCACGACACGAGCTGACGACAGCCGTGCAGCACCTGTATGCAAGTTTCTGCAAGCAGACACTAATCTATCTCTAAATCATTCTTACTATGTCAAGTCCAGGTAAGGTTCTTCGTGTATCGTCGAATTAAACCACATGCTCCACCGCTTGTGCGGGTCCCCGTCTATTCCTTTGAGTTTTAATCTTGCGACCGTACTCCCCAGGCGGTACACTTAATGTGTTAACTGCATTACTGCAAGATCTAGTCTCACAACAACTAGTGTACATCGTTTAGGGCGTGGACTACCAGGGTATCTAATCCTGTTTGCTCCCCACGCTTTCGCATCTCAGCGTCAATAATGTTCCAGTAGATCGCCTTCGCAATCGGTATTCCTTCTGATCTCTACGGATTTTACCCCTACACCAGAAATTCCATCTACCTCTCCCACATTCTAGATTAACAGTTTTCAAAGCAGTTCTATAGTTAAGCTATAGGATTTCACTTCAAACTTATCAATCCGCCTACATGCTCTTTACGCCCAGTGATTCCGAGTAACGCTTGCACCCCCCGTATTACCGCGGCTGCTGGCACGGAGTTAGCCGGTGCTTATTCATATAATACCGTCATCATCTTCTTATATAAAAGGAGTTTACGCACCGAAATGTGTCATCCTCCACGCGGCGTTGCTGCATCAGACTTTCGTCCATTGTGCAATATTCCCCACTGCTGCCTCCCGTAGGAGTCTGGACCGTGTCTCAGTTCCAGTGTGACTGATCATCCTCTCAAACCAGTTATGCGTCATTGTCTTGGTAGGCCATTACCCCACCAACTAACTGATACAATACAGGCCAATCTCTTACCAATAAATCTTTCCCTTATAAACTTTTGTTTATAAGGAATATAAGGTATTAGCAAACGTTTCCATTTGTTATCCCTTAGTAAGAGGCATATTACCTATACATTACTCACCCGTGCGCCACTTAGCTGACAACTATAGCAAGCTATAGCCCGTTCTCGTTCGACTTGCATGTGTTAAGCACGCCGCCAGCGTTCACTCTGAGCCAGGATCAAACTCTCCATAAATTATCTATATCTAGTCCATATATCTTACTATATAATCTAAACATATCTTTATAGTGTTTGAAACTGACATATTCTATAATTACTCTTAAAATTATATATCTATCTCTAAACATACTCTCTTATTCGTTAGTTACAAAATTATCACTCAAATTATAGACAAGTTCTTA
Proteins encoded in this window:
- the mnmG gene encoding tRNA uridine-5-carboxymethylaminomethyl(34) synthesis enzyme MnmG; the protein is MQYDIIVVGGGHAGIEAALCSARMGKKTLLITMLVEQIGAASCNPAIGGLAKGHLVRELDALGGEMGLCTDATGIQFRILNGSKGAAVQGSRAQIDMDKYRAYMREVCHNTPNLDIYQDEVSELLVKNNEVYGVKTKLTEEFLAKKVILTTGTFMRGLVHIGENTYSAGRAWELPSSTLSTQLKELGLDVGRLKTGTPSRIDANSIDFSVMDLHGGDVNPAPFSFRTDKKSFNPTQYPCYVTYTNLETHDIISQNFHRAPIYTGQIEGLGPRYCPSIEDKVKRFSERDRHQLFLEPQTSMCTEYYINGMSSSLPIEIQKKMIQSVRGLENARIVRYGYAIEYDYVDPTELKHTLETKKIKNLYHAGQINATTGYEEAAAQGLMASINACLAIDDKEPFILRRDEAYIGVLIDDLVTKGTHEPYRMFTSRAEYRLLLREENADLRLSQYGYELGLISKEQLEKVEEKRKILNDAIEFMASTWLTSKKETLELLESIGEDKINDKVLLIDLIGRNTIDNQKFDILVPTLANIDEYTKEQIIIEAKYYRYIQKQQKQIEKMKKMLKLRIPDEFSYKGLPGLSNEVVEKLEKHRPPTLYNASLISGITPAALDIIHLNLNMFLKQK
- a CDS encoding AMIN domain-containing protein produces the protein MKTKLIMLTLILTVFLEARDNPFAKYEEETGRMFEVNETPKTLEEIQEAEYIKKVQQEINQQSTTTQTSTKATTQTAKPVEKTYSKKEVDSLIQKTKQQNEQKAKELLKKELANVKKEPEQIVYVKPRADVETDGKTTTLSSDSGIRNILPFLNVEISDDKLIIKSEHTMFKKFSIDKENKLALDYRAKVSFTTKRENINSKNFKNIVVGNHQKGGYYRVAVELGNKPSKYNVDVASGTVTISLK
- a CDS encoding FtsB family cell division protein → MQRTKKKSGIGGFILIVIFSLLVTIYFAYHWVNLLFGDNSIEVYNSLKHRKEYLENEISRLQKTNAYLQKEYFELKNLEPEE
- the eno gene encoding phosphopyruvate hydratase, yielding MVFIDNVYADEVMDSRGNPTVRATVILSDGSKGSAIVPSGASTGKREALELRDGDNRFLGKGVLKAVENVNTKIADELIGQSPFNQAEVDAIMKEIDGTNNYSNLGANAVLGVSMATARAATNSLNIPLYRYLGGANAMTMPVPMFNIINGGEHANNSVDFQEYMIMPTGFEDFNEGLRAVAEIYQNLKKVIDGMGESTAVGDEGGFAPNLKSNEEPIQVIMSAITKAGYKAGEQISIALDVAASELINDSGKYVLKSENRELTSAELVAYYEDLCSKYPIVSIEDGLSEDDWDGWKILTEKLGSKVQLVGDDLFVTNASIVAEGIKKGIANAVLIKPNQIGTVSETMQTIRLAQRNNYNCVMSHRSGESEDAFIADFAVALNCGQIKTGSTARSDRIAKYNRLLEIGAEVGYAEYLGKQPFSKK